One segment of Triticum aestivum cultivar Chinese Spring chromosome 2A, IWGSC CS RefSeq v2.1, whole genome shotgun sequence DNA contains the following:
- the LOC123188466 gene encoding mitotic checkpoint serine/threonine-protein kinase BUB1, whose amino-acid sequence MVLIERTPCAGAAPFSPLQRSTPRVSREASPPSDPILPYLRSIKKAIDEIRAHPECYHAALEQLKIYVTECIDKYGDDYQYSTDPRLLKIWILYGDAVSDFDKVYTHLEDKRMFLEDALLYESYALFLCAQGRALEADKVYGIGISRKAEPLDHLKKMHINFLKQLEGIVEESDEDAQPKPSKIQKREFSVVDPWSDSTMSNLLTKINGGLKKLTGYHKSNKIYSGKVPLTSSHNALKNKVVELGGRKYHIKGSSGTGAFAKLYKASVDGNTEEIVALKVQKPAFPWEFYMYRQLDMQISDIQRPSYGYAHEVHVFADVSVLVCNFLPYGTLLDAINSHLVVGQHMDEVLCIYYTIEMLHILETLHSVGIIHGDFKPDNMLVCYPSEEITDDTFRSETRSGQNQGLCLIDWGRGIDVNLFPAGTEFLGDCGTSGFSCIEMQEERSWTYQVDTFGLCVVAHMMLHGEEMSIVKVAGTGGSYMYQPKLSFKRYWNVALWKQLFTTLLNPGSNGNHVGDLRSLRRSFQDYMCSNYQLLVKLNQLLTKQKASLCSS is encoded by the exons ATGGTTCTGATCGAGCGCACGCCGTGCGCGGGGGCAGCCCCCTTCAGTCCGCTCCAGAGATCCACTCCTAGGGTTTCGCGGGAGGCGTCGCCGCCGTCCGACCCCATCCTCCCGTACCTCAG GTCTATCAAGAAGGCCATTGATGAGATCAGGGCACACCCAGAATGTTATCATGCAGCACTTGAACAGCTCAAGATTTATGTCACAGAGTGCATTGATAAGTATGGGGACGATTACCAGTACTCCACTGACCCCCGGCTCCTGAAGATCTGGATCCTCTAT GGGGATGCAGTTTCTGATTTTGACAAGGTGTATACACATTTGGAGGATAAAAGAATGTTCTTAGAGGATGCACTGCTCTATGAATCATATGCACTGTTTCTGTGTGCTCAGGGGAGAGCGCTCGAGGCTGATAAGGTCTATGGGATTGGTATTTCCAG AAAAGCCGAGCCCCTTGATCATTTGAAGAAGATGCATATCAACTTCTTAAAACAATTGGAGGGTATTGTAGAAGAATCTGATGAGGATGCACAG CCCAAACCATCTAAAATACAAAAAAGGGAGTTTAGTGTGGTTGATCCATGGTCAGATTCTACCATGAGCAATTTGCTAACGAAAATTAATGGTGGCCTCAAGAAGTTAACA GGCTATCATAAGAGCAACAAGATCTACTCAGGAAAGGTGCCCCTAACTTCCTCACATAATGCTTTAAAAAATAAAGTCGTCGAGTTAG GTGGCAGGAAATATCACATCAAAGGTTCTTCTGGTACTGGTGCTTTTGCTAAATTATACAAAGCTAGTGTTGATGGTAACACGGAAGAAATAGTTGCTTTGAAG GTTCAAAAGCCTGCATTTCCTTGGGAATTTTACATGTACCGCCAGCTTGATATGCAGATATCTGATATTCAG AGACCAAGCTATGGCTATGCACATGAAGTGCATGTCTTTGCTGACGTCAGTGTGCTAGTTTGCAATTTCCTGCCATATGGAACTCTTCTG GACGCTATAAATTCCCATTTAGTTGTTGGTCAGCACATGGATGAAGTTTTGTGCATATATTACACTATAGAGATGTTGCACATACTTGAAACTCTACATAGTGTTGGCATAATCCATGGTGATTTCAAACCTGACAATATGCTTGTCTGCTATCCAAG TGAAGAGATCACAGACGATACCTTCAGGAGCGAAACGAGAAGCGGGCAGAATCAG GGGCTGTGTCTTATTGACTGGGGCCGTGGCATTGATGTGAATCTCTTCCCAGCCGGCACGGAGTTCCTTGGGGATTGTGGAACCTCAGGGTTCAGTTGTATCGAAATGCAAGAAGAGAGAAGCTGGACATATCAA GTTGACACTTTTGGTCTGTGCGTGGTTGCACACATGATGCTGCACGGGGAAGAGATGAGCATCGTTAAGGTGGCCGGAACAGGTGGAAGCTACATGTACCAACCGAAATTGTCATTTAAAAG GTACTGGAACGTTGCGCTGTGGAAGCAGCTCTTCACCACGCTGCTGAACCCGGGCTCCAACGGGAACCACGTAGGCGACCTCCGGAGCCTCCGGAGATCGTTCCAGGATTACATGTGCAGCAACTATCAGCTGCTGGTCAAGCTGAACCAGCTGCTGACAAAGCAGAAGGCCTCCCTGTGCTCATCCTGA